A stretch of DNA from Pangasianodon hypophthalmus isolate fPanHyp1 chromosome 2, fPanHyp1.pri, whole genome shotgun sequence:
TCATAACATTGTTTAAGATTGTCTGGTGCCAGACATTtcatgactaaaaaaaaaagcagaaattatGACTGCTTTCTCTTTGTATGTGCTAAAGTTCTGAGGATTCCTGGCACAAACAGAACactgtataaataatttttaaaatttgttgttttattattattattggcagAGTTAGAGATGAAACAAGTCCAGTGCAAAGCTGTGTAATGTTGTGGCTCTTCATTGAGAAGTTATATTCTGTACCATTATATGAAGATGTATCTACCATAACAAAATGAATGTAAAGCAAATACTAGCTAAATTGTTTGTTCTCCTGCGTGTAGTTCATGGCCTCGTCGCAGCGGGACTGCGCTCGTGTTCAGGAGGAGCTGTGTTCTCTGCAGAGAGACAACGAGGAGATGAGGGGAGAGGTGAGGGAGGTGCTGTCTGCACTGGAGGAACTCGCTCTTAACTACAACCAGAAGAGTCAAGAGGCATCCAACTCAACACACACCAACCGCACACTCAGTGAGCAGCTCGCCATGAAGAACGTGAGTATACGGGCCACCCTATATACACTCAGCATCTCCTAACTGTACACATACTCACAGCTGGGGAGAATGTAGAACAAGACTACATAGACACATGTGCTCCAGCTCACAggacaaattgtgtgtgtgtgtgtgtgtgtgtgtgtgtgtgtgtgtgtgtgtgtgtgtgtgtgtgtgttaggagatgCTAGAGGCCACTCAGAGTGAGTTAGCAGAGCTGCAGGAACTCAACGCTGTTCAGAAGAGGAGGACAGTGGACGTTCTCCATGTGCTGCTGAGAGATCTGAGCGACATGGGAACCGCCATCTGTGTTAGTGAAATCAAAATGGTACACAAACACATCCAAATTAGACATGCATCGAACATCCTGTTGAATTCTgaccatttctctctctctctctctcgctcgctctctgtGTTGTAGACGTGTGAGGATGGTGTTTCTTTAGAGGACGAGTTCTCAGTGGTTCGGCTTTTCCTCACAAAGCTCAAGTCTGAATTGAAAAGCCTTGTCAATCGCACCAAACAGTTAGAGTCCACCCATGAGCACACTTCGTTCAAGATCCTGGCCAGTGAGAGAGAGCTAGCATCCTGTCACGTGCTCATCTCTCAGGTGAGGTGCCAGGCGTTTCATTCTCAAGCTTTGAATTCTGTTGGCATTTCTCTCTCCCCAATCAGTCCAATCAGTCCAGTGCTTATGTGAGGAGATTGGATAAGTTCTAAATGAaaacaatttacatttaataaaggcagctttcttttaaataaaaactacttATTCCTTATACTTtagttcagaaataaatgtatacatggaCATTgccttcattatttatttaaatagaaacaaatttcaacCATGAAATCCTAAaccaaaaatattcagaaataattttatacaCAGGCTTTAACTTCACTATTTGAATTTAATGTTAGAAACAGATTTCAGTGTTAAAAaccataaacaaacattttttataagactataaaaatatatgtgtgatgaaatgtatgtgtatatatacagaagTCTAACTTTTTAAAGCTGtatttaaagaaatcatttttaaccCTGCTCTGAACACATGTATAGACTTCCAAAAGTTTAGACACCCCCCAAAAACCTCCTATTAAAAAACCCATTCAGAGCTTAAACACGTTGAAGAGACAAAAGTATTGCATCAATAGGGGTCAGTGTGTGCTATCATTCACAGCATCATTAAGTGATGATGGACATCCTGTGCTGAAGTGCTTCCCTTTTTGTTGCCATGACTACAGTACCAGATGAAGATCAAGTCTTTGACTGAGTGTGTGCAGAATGCCGAGGAGACGAGGAGATCGCTGGAGATCACTCAGCGCACGCTTGCTGAAGAGATAACCAAACTTCACACATACGGTAACTCTGAGCAAGCAGCTGGTGAACAAATGAATGTGGATGCCTTTgatgctgttatggaaaataattaatgatatcatagtgtgatgaagtggagtcactggtaccaccatgaagttgattactttcaaataacagcacatcctgaagtattttattcctcttataccacgactatttgcaaaaaaatgtttaaaaattattgaTACTGACATATAGTCATTTATTTAACCATTTGTAcctatgtttaatgttgtggaacatctgtgaaacaagttcctgttatcatttatagcAGATGTGAACAGACtctcagtttttctctctcttaataagacaaaaaaatgcagcttgtaacattactgagaaaccaataattcctctgccctgaagacttttcAATCTATAGTTGTCCTGTTACAGAATAATTACGTGTGTTAGCTACACTATGTATatggaaagagaaataaaaggaaatttgGTCTCATAATGAATATGACTTTTTCTCTTTGCAGAAAGCAACCGGGATTTGTGTGAACTTGAGAAGCAGAAAGAGCTCCTAAAGATAACCCAGTCGCAGCAGAGCCAGGTATTATATACATCTCTGCACCAAGAGACAAGAAGCATCTGGTCCTGAATTAACCAGGATTTTCTCAATTACTTCTATGAATTATGCTATAAGTGCTCATTTGAGTAAAAAGGCTCTGAGTAGAACGTAGAAGTTAGTTTTTCAAACTATATGGACTTATTTTCAACGAGGAGGAGCGATTGTGCAAAAGTCGGAGGTGCTAACATCTGCGGTTTAGCCGAAACATTTACCGTTTTTGATTCCTTGCTACAGCAATAAAGGAGACTCCTGAAATCTATACTTCTCTGCTTTCTCAGCTCCACTCAGACCAAACGTGAATAAAATGTGGCGtaaaaagccaattcactgatAGGGAAAGGATGCAGAACGTAAAAGACAACTTTGCACCATGATATTGGTTACTCTCATTTTATCTAACTTTATCTAattgaactttgacctgtgattCAATGCACGTGAGTCTTGTgaaccaatagaaaacaagtaTGTAAAAATATGGCGAAGCTGCTAATTAAGTAAGTAGTGGTCACATTATTTGCCTTGTTGTTTTCTTATTATTGAAAACgatggaaaaataaattaataaataaattaccgTCTTGCCCAGCGGCATACTGGAGGGGCATTCtggtcatttttgttttttgtttttttttttctctctgcctgctagaaGTTTCTTATTAGCAATATTGTCACCTCTGTGATGTTCTCTGGTTAGCTCCActaactgtttttttgtgttattattaatatgcataaatattacatgattcatttcctaCTTGTCTCCACCCACAGTGCATAAAACCGTGTCACGTTTCTAGGTTTCTAGCTGAGTGGTCGAGTAACCCACTCTCGTTTAGGCTGActgcagccattttgttcattCCTAACTCACTATGATGCCTCTCAAGTTATGAAAACTCTTATGTACTTTTAGGAATCTTGATGAATTCCTTTACGTGGGTGTGTGTAGTAGGAGGACCAAAATTACACCTGACACAGTGTGATTTTTCTACTCTGAAAAGCTTGATGAAAAATTAATGCTCCCTTGAAGATTAAAAACCAGagatctgtgtatgtgttttgtagGATGCTCTGACTGAAGGTCACAGAGAGACTCAGTCGAAGATGTTGGCTCAACTGCGCGAGGAGTTCAACAACAAACAGAGGATGTTGGATGAACTGAAGGAGtaaaagagcacacacacaccttcttgGAACActcataaaaatgtttcattattaaatatcttttttccctctcaagTTTAACGAGAATCTGTTGCTGGAGCAGAAAAGGCTGCAGTGTGAATATGAAACACTGAGGATGCGAGAGCAGGAGAAAGAAATCAAACTACAGAAACTAATGTAGGCCTCGTTGTATAAAACGACACACTCgtacagagatacacacacacacacactacaaatgAGCAAATCATGATGTAACACTGTGTTGTTGTACTGTACACAGCGTGTCTAATGAGAAGACAGAGCACACCAGTGATGAGCTGAGAGGCTTTGAAGAGACATTGGTGAGttttgaaaagtgtttttttttttttttttttatatacatacatatgtgtgtgtgtgtgtgtgtgtgtgtgtgtgtgtgtgtgtgtgtgtgtgtgtgtgtgtgtgtgtataaaatgtgtgtgtgtcagctgaaGAGTCACACTTCTTCTACAGCAGTATATTTTCCAATCCTCATCCTGGAAATGCCTTGTACTGTACATTAAAGTGTCCCCAATTCTTCAATGATTCAAATCTTCAGCAAGTTGCTAATAAATTTAAAGTATGTGTGTTTAGGCACTGAATTCCATACTGAAGGTGTAAGATTAATATCCAAGAATGATATCAGGGACACTGTCTCAGAAATCCTAAACTCTGTATATGCGTGTTCTGTATCAGGCCCGACAACTCCAGTCTCTACATAACTTGCGGAAGATGTTTGTGAAGGATCTAACTACACGTGTGAAAAAGGTACCTTGTGATTATTATCTTGTGTACAAAACTGGTCAAACTGGCAGACTGTCTTTTCCTGAAGGTGTTTTGGtagctggtagctggtcagaccaagcaGGGTTCCTCAGTAGGAACTTTAGCCTTGTAGTTCCAGTGTAAAAATGATGTTTTGGCTTATTGACTACGTTTACAGTAAGTAGGGAAGCCATTACTTTAACATGGTACCTCTGGTTGATACTTGGTAGGAAAACGTGCCATTTACTGTATTAAAGACATGTTAAACAGTACAGTTCTCACAATACAGTACAGCCTTGTGGTAGCACTTACTAGAGCTTGTTACTAGAGCACTTTTAACGTAATGATGGTGATGCTGACTGGCAGAGCACTGTCCCGGACTGTGAGGATGGAGGAAGCCAcgtgttacataaacataagATCTCCTTCCTGGAGAACAATCTAGAACAGCTCACCAAAGTCCAtaaacaggtaaacacacaaGTCCTAACAAGCAGACACATGAGCTCAAAGTCTATTGTACAATTGTTTATACACAtgactatttcagaaactacgGTGTTTTTGTTTCCTTCATCATGTTCTCACACTTGAACAATTGTGATTATTTGGACTAATAACTCTGTGTGAAAAGTTATGAGATTAGGGTTAAGATGGGTTTAATGTTCATACCATTTCTTACAACTTAATTTAtgtgaaatcaaataaaatccaaCCACGCTGTTCTTTTTGTTTGACTTggtatacatttttcatgagaCCTTTACAAACTAATTCAATCATGGAtttgatttaatgttttaataatggtTAATGAATAGATATTAAATGCTAGGACCAAAGCAATAGAAAAGCTATTTTGAGTCATAttgaatatttcagtatttggaaggtctaaattaaaatgtaaagagtAAACAAACcatggttttaatggaaatgtaattGAGTAAGAGTGCAAGTATATGCAAGTCAAGTATAAATCAGGGGTTCTCACATTTTTGGCAGCCAGGAACCTTCTtaactgtaaagaaaaaaaattcacagactcactcagtacagatttatttttatagatttatcttgtatatatatgtatatacaatgtatgtatatatatatatatatatatatatatatatatatatatatatatatatatatatatatacatagtgtgtgtatagtgtctgtgtgtgtgtaatatatatatatatatatatatatatatatatatatatatatatatatatatataaaaatataaatttatttatattttttttactaatttttaGTATTTCATATTATAAGATTACCAGAAAACAAATGAAGATTATGAAagattactattactatttcaaagctttatattttcttgtttttggcagaattttgtttctttctagaaataaacactgaaaattaGCTAAATTACCTGCCAATAGAGcaagaatattttaaacttgaaattagtatcaaatgtctagaaataggttaaTTAATCATATATGTGGTTTATTCTAATCTTATagtaggaaatactagataaatttaattatattcaagatattttcacttgatgtAATTTTTTGCAAGGCACATCATTTAaacatgtacaataatattttagtcACAGAACACATTTGTATTAAAGTTATCATTTAAAGTAAAGGTtaagtttatattatttatacctATCATATAGAAACAAAGTGCATTTATCGAAGTACTTCACAATCAGGatctacgtgtgtgtgtttaggtgagATTAGGTTTCCTGCTAGGTACGCGAGGTCTCTTTTTAAACACTGTCATGCTCCCTCTCCTGGCAGCTGGTACGAGAAAACGCAGACCTGCGCTGTGAGCTGCCCAAACTGGAGAAGCGTCTGTGTGCGATGATGGAGCGGGTGAAGGCTCTCGAGTGCGCACTCAGAGAGGCCAAACAGAGCGCATCACGAGAGCGCAGACTCTACCAGCAGGAGGTGGACCGCATCAAAGACACAATAAGAGCCAAGAACATGGCCTGCTGCGGTCACCCTGCTCTCATTGGTGAGTCACACGTTtgtgcagatacacacagagactgTGCGAACATACTGAATCCACTTTTAGAATATCTGCATGTACGTTTTTTTTATAGtcaactccaaaattattgacatGAAAAGAAATATATCAAATGAATAAAGCATGTAATTACTGGTATTTTGAGCTTTAAAAAATTTTGAATCAGTTCTAtattaacacaataacacattttttctcAAGTAGTGCATTTTGTTCTGCAAAAACAATGATTTAAAGAATGACGCTTTCCGTGGAAATTAAAATAGGTCTCAGTTTGTTTTCtagaagggtgccaataattccaaAAATCTAAGTACATTCTGCCAGTGCTTGTATAAAGTGGACAAACACATATTTGTGTCTGTGGTTAAGATTAAATTTTGTTCTTGAGCTTAGTCATAAACATAAAGCTGTTCTATTAAGTTTTTTGACACAGGAAAACCGCTTTGTGGTTCTcagtaaaaaaaactgcatttattgtcttattaacttggagagagaatgaaaaggaaaaagaacatggataaaaagcatgacatgtcattccttaataaatagtcactgttactgttaatAAATACTCCttcactgactgtgtgtgtgtgtgtgtgtgtgtgtgtgtgtgtgtgtgtgtgtgtgtgtgtgtgtgtgtgtgtgtgtgtgcgcgcgcgcgtgtgtgtgtgtgttgcagctaAGCCTATTCGTGCTGGCCACCATCACACCTTCTCTGTAACTTCTGGGAGAGAAGGACCAACCGTCTATAGCTATCATCATATTTAACTGTCATTgccactatgtgtgtgtgtgtccagttgACTGTTTTCACTGTGGACTTGTGGTAAATTATGGGACTTGATTTGAATTCTTTCTGATGTTTTGCTCATTTCTTCACAGCACTGTCTCAATCTGAATTAAATATCTTCTTTCAGATGTGTGTTCTCTTTTATTACAGATTTTGATTTGGCTACAGATGCAGGGGAAGCATAGAATCTATGATATGGTGAGGTtatctgtaaggaaatgtttatttagcatttttggaaggagtctccagtgtcagtgctttgcaaaagTCAAAGGTAAGACTGGTTTTTAAGGTTTCCACCAAGTTTTCGTGTAACAGCACGTCACTGaggtttttattccttactcagcGAAGGGAAAATATTCCATAAGAGCAGTCCTTTTACAAGCACGCATGTGTCAACACAAGAACGTTACATATTTG
This window harbors:
- the LOC113538180 gene encoding kinesin heavy chain; amino-acid sequence: MEQECGVRVMCRFRPLNESEVKRGSKHSIRFKGSDTVVLSGKPYVFDRVLPPNMTQEQVYEFCAKDTVRDVLGGYNGTIFTYGQTSSGKTHTMEGRLHDPQMMGIIPRIAHDIFDHIYSMQENLEFHIKVSYFEIYLEKIRDLLDVSKTNLAVHENKNRVPYVKGCTERFVSSPEEMMDVIDDGKANRHVAVTNMNEHSSRSHSIFLINIKQEHLDTAHKLTGKLYLVDLAGSEKVSKTGAAGAVLDEAKMINKSLSALGNVISALAEGTKTHVPYRDSKMTRILQDSLGGNCRTTIIICCSPSAFNEAETRSTLLFGKRAKSIRNTVCVNLELTAEEWKKKYDKEKQKGVNMKELIEKLQIELSQCRTGVCVPVMEQLSNKKQEELSDRTPIISNGLTSEMPALENGQYEENINNLYKLLDDKDEEINLQTQLVEKLRLQMEVQEEFMASSQRDCARVQEELCSLQRDNEEMRGEVREVLSALEELALNYNQKSQEASNSTHTNRTLSEQLAMKNEMLEATQSELAELQELNAVQKRRTVDVLHVLLRDLSDMGTAICVSEIKMTCEDGVSLEDEFSVVRLFLTKLKSELKSLVNRTKQLESTHEHTSFKILASERELASCHVLISQYQMKIKSLTECVQNAEETRRSLEITQRTLAEEITKLHTYESNRDLCELEKQKELLKITQSQQSQDALTEGHRETQSKMLAQLREEFNNKQRMLDELKEFNENLLLEQKRLQCEYETLRMREQEKEIKLQKLIVSNEKTEHTSDELRGFEETLARQLQSLHNLRKMFVKDLTTRVKKSTVPDCEDGGSHVLHKHKISFLENNLEQLTKVHKQLVRENADLRCELPKLEKRLCAMMERVKALECALREAKQSASRERRLYQQEVDRIKDTIRAKNMACCGHPALIAKPIRAGHHHTFSVTSGREGPTVYSYHHI